The Falco peregrinus isolate bFalPer1 chromosome 12, bFalPer1.pri, whole genome shotgun sequence genome has a segment encoding these proteins:
- the LOC129785389 gene encoding mucin-4-like, with translation MFPAPPGRPVATPTPLPGPAVAAAPLYGYGARENDREYVERKVDFNSPLFKPETGFPFGKTLRDSLYFTDNGQIIFPASDDSIFTYPNPPPGGFNGHEEVPMIAVFWDNADFSRGVGTTYYQEFLTLNTAKPPFVRDVEAKVRRYLRSSYSAAWTLKITWEKAPAYRAQTDTRRTITYQAVLTTDGFRSYVLMLYQDGGMRWDYTRLAATNVLIGYTSGDGFYRNDDLTRRPPAAKYHPDQFRGYNTDLRGLWIYKLESRVGVNYRLKCLAWTGRQQEPWAWSQGLPTCPCSLQQGQQDPRFKSSRRAWLELV, from the exons ATGTTTCCAGCTCCGCCAGGACGGCCGGTGGCCACCCCAACCCCGCTGCCCGGCCCTGCAG ttgcaGCTGCACCCCTCTATGGGTACGGGGCTCGGGAAAATGACCGGGAGTATGTGGAAAGGAAGGTGGATTTTAATTCTCCGCTTTTCAAGCCTGAGACTGGATTCCCATTTGGGAAAACCCTGCGGGACTCTCTCTAT TTTACAGACAACGGACAAATCATTTTCCCAGCCTCAGATGACAGCATCTTCACATATCCCAACCCTCCTCCCGGTGGCTTCAATGGCCATGAGGAGGTTCCCATGATCGCTGTGTTTTGGGACAATGCTGACTTCTCCAGAGGCGTTGGCACCACCTATTACCAG GAGTTCCTCACCCTCAACACGGCCAAGCCACCATTCGTCCGCGATGTGGAAGCAAAGGTTCGGCGGTACCTGAGGTCATCCTACTCCGCAGCCTGGACCCTGAAGATCACCTGGGAGAAGGCACCTGCCTACAGAGCACAGACTGACACCCGGAGG ACGATCACGTATCAAGCTGTCCTGACCACTGATGGCTTCAGGTCCTATGTCCTGATGCTGTACCAGGATGGAGGCATGCGATGGGATTACACCAGGCTCGCTGCCACCAATGTGCTTATCGGCTATACCAG TGGGGATGGCTTTTACCGCAATGACGACCTGACTCGGAGACCTCCAGCTGCTAAATATCACCCTGACCAGTTCAGGGGCTACAACACAG ACCTCCGCGGGCTGTGGATTTACAAGCTGGAGAGCCGTGTGGGTGTCAACTACCGGCTGAAGTGCCTGGCGTGGACAGGGCGGCAGCAGGAGCCGTGGGCATGGAGCCAGGGCCTGCCCAcctgtccctgctccctgcagcaagggcagcaggaccCACGCTTCAAGAGCAGCCGTAGAG CCTGGCTGGAGCTGGTCTAA
- the LOC129785423 gene encoding mucin-4-like, with product MLHSAFPNQHGAGVRCLYDSQSQLIEGRQERYWRSSRQASPYRDQELKLYDWCCNQAGSAHLCARYTEKRPKIGCDGYQSPDTAGSSEETESDSEEQRDGEHE from the exons ATGCTGCACTCCGCCTTCCCCAACCAGCACGGCGCCGGCGTCCGCTGCCTGTACGACAGCCAGAGCCAGCTGATCGAGGGGCGGCAGGAGAGGTACTGGAGGTCCTCCAGGCAGGCATCGCCATACCGTG ACCAGGAGCTGAAGTTGTATGACTGGTGCTGTAACCAGGCGGGCAGTGCCCACCTCTGCGCCCGCTACACCGAGAAGAGACCGAAGATTGGCTGTGATGGATACCAGTCACCTGACACGG CAGGTTCCTCGGAGGAGACAGAGAGTGACTCGGAGGAGCAGAGAG aCGGAGAGCACGAGTAA
- the MUC4 gene encoding mucin-4, which yields MDKGGGKSQPAEDRRVTRTAPGSTLAENARLGATTGMPDSSDTTLGTAPPVPPTTTASITAQQSGTAPPVPPTTTASITAQQSAAALDHSYHTAKPTTDLDMDLDMDMASPTTENGPAELLLGLPTPMAGAAEPSTSDATPSARSALGSKRPTAVAVMRMVSPTAPELVVTPYLGLAHSTAEPDVSISSPVPGNTHLVVVAPSVTPSITINGPAVGAGDASLSSASAPRSPRATMRPYSEATDSTRDPGLRAVSLVAEDETMAAVSSLAVGHAHVWETTTVSPSGAGSTTAARQTPPKPATSITSPTAISNHAMGQPVSTSPPGFRTSLGAPAWGKKTATTAGSTTATTAGSTTATTAGSVTGTTAGSTTAITAGNAMATTARNTTATAAGSTTGTTAGSTTAITASTTATAAGNTTATAAGSTMVTTAGSTTATAAGSTTAITAGSTTATAAGSTMAITAENTTSTTAGSTTATAARSTTATTAGTTTATTAGRTTTATAAGSPTGITAGSTAATMAGSTTGTTTGSITATVARRSTATTAGSTMVTTAGSTTATAASSTMAITAGSTTATAARSTTATTAGTTTGTTAGTTTGTTAGSTAAIAFGSTVVVAPTTPVSPAKEVEVLPAPGTTSLVTPPATTSPVTTPVSAFGSQRGSATAPSTPAHTTTSHKNPAPEPQPTHGLIIPAASLYPFGMEGRDQECVQRTVDFNSPLFKPEIGFPFGKSLHDALYFTDNGLIIFPPTDNYVPSNPNPPPQGFSGQESLPMVAAFWDDADFSQGVGTTWYQEYSTLSSTKDPLVHDVEAKIEKYLKTSYAAKWTLKVTWEKAPAYPSQQDDSQTSTYQAVLTTDGNRSFALLLYQDGGMRWDYSKLAAGNVLIGFSSGDGYAQNNELTQKPPAVKYRPDQYSSAGTDVRGLWIYRLDSRSQVNYRLRCLAWLEAEPAPGAWNSQLPPCPCAQPQAELDPRYRQSRGPVDGSMKMLRTASPSPAGAGVRCLYQDGSLLEGWQERAWSLPIHPTADRELEAFDWCCRRVGKPQFCTRFAEKRPRVGCEGYVPPTPAVAFGDPHITTLDGLTYTFNGLGDFVLLLASDALTSFMLHGRTAQTGAAQATNFVAFAAKYISATTTTVEWTLGSQGDIQVLLNDETIQFSYSQDMSAEVYYSPGVLLVNTSSITAIFDGAIAVSISANSGILSVVCSLPDRYRNSTKGLLGVWDHDPVDDFQMPNGTSIPVNSSEEEIYSYGMTWAAGEHSLFAQPMDSPVLNFTPIFLSWLRQENESQYQLAASQCHSSKECIYDSLSTGDMALGLATQSLAADFQQKKTVLSAFPPVITGDPSLTAFRTERVRRQYRAMGVGAHFVPHLSPELNISESGTLTWEPRGMAPLTINLEAVGSNNLSALLQLRFTLCNCSRSQECDYSNTITLGGSSLQLAACRCEGGYSGPFCQDPPDPCAQGCFPGVGCDSHAGCGPCPAGLTGDGRHCSDIDECAQGTACLGNATCTNTVGSYACSCPDGEEGEGPGCGSTCGSRSCPKGYCNNGGRCHLHPISCTPTCACPPAFTDQRCLVAGGDFQPLPSTDLPRRSVQLLVRTLRNATVGEVNSTVSAILGSLEVKAFQSNTNVTQTTDSDGFTFVVVSEFAYDSHSTIIQFLNEELPGAITAAFNSRRRRREVGAHLLFQRLHQDNITDLVKLTVAELRYYFPCGLYGYKGYQLHYTGTIGFICISPCKTGYCQHGGQCQHLPEGPTCSCFPFSIFSPAGARCERLAISLAAFLGILLGALALLCLLLTTACLALCLCRRRRRQHRGAKETFWRTQPLSSLMMAGERAEPTLPHSLERCWEPQLQAIDPSVQIRIQRPHIRPPSQPPLQP from the exons ATGGACAAAGGTGGGGGCAAGTCCCAGCCAGCAGAAGATCGCAGAGTCACACGGACAGCTCCAGGCTCAACCCTGGCTGAAAACGCGAGGTTGGGTGCCACAACAGGTATGCCTGACAGTAGTGACACCACCCTTGGGacagccccaccagtgccacccaccaccacagccagcaTCACTGCTCAGCAAAGCGGGacagccccaccagtgccacccaccaccacagccagcaTCACTGCTCAGCAAAGCGCAGCTGCATTGGACCACAGCTATCATACTGCTAAGCCCACCACAGACCTGGACATGGACCTGGACATGGATATGGCTTCTCCCACCACAGAGAATgggcctgcagagctgctcctggggTTGCCCACTCCTATGGCTGGAGCGGCTGAGCCAAGCACCAGTGATGCCACCCCATCGGCACGCTCTGCCCTAGGCAGCAAAAGACCTACAGCAGTGGCTGTCATGCGTATGGTGTCACCCACAGCTCCAGAGCTGGTTGTGACACCTTACCTTGGCCTCgctcacagcactgctgagccaGATGTCAGTATTTCCTCTCCTGTCCCTGGGAACACCCatctggtggtggtggcaccTTCTGTCACCCCCAGCATCACCATCAATGGTCCAGCAGTGGGAGCAGGTGACGCCAGTCTCAGCAGTGCCTCTGCTCCACGCAGCCCCCGTGCCACCATGAGGCCATACTCTGAGGCCACTGATAGCACCCGCGACCCCGGCTTGAGGGCTGTCAGCCTGGTTGCTGAGGATGAGACCATGGCTGCAGTCTCCTCGCTGGCTGTTGGCCATGCACACGTGTGGGAGACTACAACTGTGTCCCCATCAGGTGCCGGGAGTACCACTGCAGCCAGGCAGACCCCTCCCAAGCCAGCAACAAGCATCACTTCTCCCACAGCCATCAGCAACCATGCCATGGGACAGCCTGTGAGCACGTCACCTCCTGGCTTCCGAACATCTCTAGGGGCACCTGcctgggggaagaaaacagcCACCACTGCTGGGAGCACCACGGCCACCACTGCTGGGAGCACCACGGCCACCACTGCAGGAAGCGTCACAGGcaccactgcaggcagcaccacGGCCATCACTGCTGGCAACGCCATGGCCACCACTGCAAGGAACACCACAGCCACCGCTGCAGGGAGCACCACAGGcaccactgcaggcagcaccacagCCATCACTGCCAGCACCACAGCCACCGCTGCAGGGAACACCACAGCCACCgctgcag GAAGCACCATGGTCACCACTGCAGGAAGCACCACAGCCACCGCTGCAGGTAGCACCACAGCCATCACTGCAGGAAGCACCACAGCCACCGCTGCAGGTAGCACCATGGCCATCACTGCAGAGAACACCACAAGcaccactgcaggcagcaccacagCTACTGCTGCAAGGAGCACCACGGCCACCACTGCAGggaccaccacagccaccactgcaggcaggaccaccacagccaccgctgcaggcagccccacaGGCATCACTGCAGGGAGCACCGCAGCCACCATGGCAGGCAGCACCACAGGCACCACTACAGGCAGCATCACAGCCACTGTTGCAAGGAGATCCACCGCCACCACTGCAGGGAGCACCATGGTCACCACTGCAGGGAGcaccacagccactgctgcaagCAGCACCATGGCCAtcactgcaggcagcaccacagCTACTGCTGCAAGGAGCACCACGGCCACCACTGCAGGGACCACCACAGGCACCACTGCAGGGACCACCACAGGcaccactgcaggcagcactgcagccatTGCTTTTGGCAGCACTGTGGTTGTTGCACCTACAACCCCAGTGAGCCCAGCCAAGGAGGTAGAAGttctcccagccccaggcaccacaTCACTGGTCACACCACcagccaccaccagccctgTTACCACCCCAGTTTCTGCCTTTGGCTCTCAGAGGGGATCAGCCACAGCACCAAGCACACCTGcccacaccaccaccagccACAAAAATCCTGCCCCTGAGCCCCAACCCACCCACGGGCTTATCA TACCAGCAGCCTCACTCTACCCCTTCGGCATGGAGGGAAGGGACCAAGAATGCGTCCAGAGAACGGTGGATTTTAACTCCCCCCTGTTCAAGCCAGAGATTGGGTTCCCCTTCGGAAAGTCGCTGCACGATGCTCTCTAT TTTACAGATAACGGACTGATCATTTTCCCACCCACTGACAACTACGTCCCCTCCAACCCCAACCCACCTCCCCAGGGCTTCAGCGGCCAGGAGAGTTTGCCGATGGTGGCTGCCTTTTGGGATGACGCAGATTTCTCTCAGGGTGTCGGCACCACCTGGTACCAG GAGTACTCCACCCTCAGCTCTACTAAAGATCCCCTTGTCCATGACGTGGAAGCAAAGATTGAGAAATATCTGAAAACCTCCTACGCAGCAAAATGGACCTTGAAAGTGACATGGGAGAAAGCTCCAGCGTACCCGTCCCAGCAGGATGACTCTCAG ACAAGTACCTACCAGGCGGTCCTCACCACCGATGGGAACCGTTCCTTCGCCCTGCTGCTCTACCAGGATGGCGGGATGCGGTGGGACTATAGCAAGCTGGCTGCAGGCAACGTGCTGATCGGCTTCTCCAG TGGTGATGGCTATGCCCAAAATAACGAGCTGACTCAAAAGCCACCAGCTGTCAAGTACCGACCCGACCAGTACAGCAGCGCTGGCACCG ACGTGCGTGGGCTGTGGATATACAGGCTGGACAGTCGCTCCCAGGTGAACTACAGGCTGCGGTGCCTGGCGTGGCTGGAAGCGGAGCCAGCGCCAGGCGCCTGGAACAGCCAGCTGCCGCCGTGCCCCTGcgcccagccccaggcagagctggaccCCCGCTACCGCCAGAGCAGAG GCCCAGTGGACGGCTCCATGAAGATGCTGCGCACTGCATCCCCCAGCCCGGCTGGAGCCGGGGTGCGGTGCCTGTATCAAGACGGGAGCTTGCTTGAAGgctggcaggagagagcatGGAGCCTCCCCATCCACCCCACTGCTG ACAGGGAGCTGGAGGCATTCGACTGGTGCTGCCGGCGCGTGGGGAAGCCCCAGTTCTGCACCAGGTTTGCTGAGAAGAGACCACGGGTTGGCTGCGAGGGATATGTGCCACCAACTCCTG CTGTTGCCTTCGGGGACCCCCACATCACCACCCTGGATGGACTCACCTACACCTTCAACGGGCTCGGGGactttgtcctgctgctggccagtgATGCCCTGACCAGCTTCATGCTGCACGGGCGCACGGCCCAGACCGGCGCGGCCCAGGCCACCAACTTTGTGGCCTTTGCTGCCAAGTACATCTCTGCCACCACCACAACA GTTGAGTGGACCTTGGGGAGCCAGGGTGACATCCAAGTCCTCCTGAATGATGAAACCATCCAGTTTTCCTATTCCCAAG ACATGAGTGCCGAGGTATACTACAGCCCTGGTGTCCTGCTGGTCAACACCTCCTCCATCACAGCCATCTTCGATGGGGCCATTGCCGTCTCCATCTCAGCCAACTCCGGGATCCTCAGCGTGGTCTGCAGCCTGCCCGATCGGTACCGCAACAGCACTAAGGGCCTCCTAG GTGTGTGGGACCACGACCCTGTAGATGACTTCCAGATGCCGAATGGTACAAGCATCCCTGTGAACAGCAGTGAGGAGGAGATCTACAGCTATGGGATGACCT gggctgctggagagCACAGCTTGTTTGCTCAGCCTATGGACTCACCAGTACTGAACTTCACACCCATCTTCTTGTCTTGGCTGCGGCAGGAGAATGAAAGCCAGTACCAGCTGGCAGCCTCTCAGTGCCACAGCAGCAAGGAGTGCATCTACGATTCCCTGAGCACAGGGGACATGGCCCTGGGCCTGGCCACCCAGAGCCTCGCAGCCGACTTTCAGCAGAAGAAGACAGTACTCA GTGCCTTCCCTCCTGTCATCACTGGTGACCCGTCGCTCACTGCCTTCAGGACAGAAAGGGTCAGGAGGCAGTACCGTGCCATGGGGGTGGGTGCACACTTTGTCCCCCACCTCTCGCCAGAGCTCAACATATCGG AGAGCGGGACCCTGACATGGGAGCCCCGTGGGATGGCCCCACTCACCATCAACCTGGAGGCTGTCGGATCCAACAACCTCTCTGCCCTCCTCCAGCTTCGCTTCACCCTTTGCAACTGCAGTAGGAGCCAGGAGTGTGACTACAGCAACACCATCACCCTCGGGGGGTCCTCCCTGCAG CTGGCAGCCTGCAGGTGCGAGGGCGGCTACTCAGGTCCCTTCTGTCAGGATCCTCCAGACCCCTGTGCCCAGGGATGCTTCCCCGGCGTGGGCTGTGACTCACACGCTGGCTGtggcccctgccctgctggcctGACCGGTGACGGGCGGCACTGCTCAG ATATCGATGAGTGTGCGCAGGGGACAGCGTGCCTGGGGAATGCCACCTGCACCAACACGGTGGGCAGCtatgcctgctcctgcccagatGGTGAGGAGG GCGAGGGGCCAGGCTGTGGCTCAACCTGTGGCTCCCGCTCCTGCCCCAAGGGCTACTGCAACAACGGGGGACGCTGCCATCTGCACCCCATCTCCTGCACCCCCACCTGCGCCTGCCCCCCAGCTTTCACCGACCAGCGCTGCCTCGTGGCAGGAGGGGATTTTCAGCCGCTGCCCAGCACAG ATCTCCCTCGGAGAAGTGTTCAGCTGCTGGTCAGGACACTGCGAAATGCCACTGTCGGGGAAGTCAACAGCACC GTCTCAGCCATCCTGGGCTCCCTTGAAGTAAAGGCTTTCCAGAGCAACACCAACGTCACCCAGAC GACAGACAGTGATGGCTTCACCTTCGTGGTAGTGTCCGAGTTTGCCTATGACAGCCACAGCACCATCATCCAGTTCCTGAACGAGGAGCTGCCGGGGGCCATCACCGCTGCCTTCAACAGCCGGCGGAGGCGACGGGAGGTGGGCGCACACCTCCTCTTCCAGCGCCTGCACCAGGACAACATCACCGACCTGGTGAAGC TGACAGTGGCTGAGCTGAGGTACTATTTTCCCTGCGGTCTGTACGGCTACAAGGGCTACCAGCTCCACTACACAGGGACCATCGGCttcatctgcatctccccttGCAAGACCGGCTACTGCCAGCACGGCGGCCAGTGCCAGCACTTGCCTGAGGGTCCCACTTGCAG CTGCTTCCCCTTCTCCATCTTCTCCCCCGCTGGTGCCCGGTGCGAGCGGCTGGCCATCAGCCTCGCTGCCTTCCTCGGCATCTTGCTGggagccctggctctgctctgcctcctgctcacCACCGCTTGCCTGGCCTTGTGCCTCTGCCGCAGGCGCCGCCGCCAGCACCGGGG ggccaAGGAGACCTTCTGGAGGACACAGCCCTTGTCCT CTCTGATGATGGCAGGAGAGCGAGCAGAGCCCACGCTCCCCCACTCCCTGGAAAGGTGTTGGGAACCACAGCTCCAGGCCATTGACCCCTCTGTCCAG ATAAGGATCCAGAGACCCCACATCAGGCCCCCGAGCCAGCCCCCGCTGCAGCCCTAg